AGCTTTCTTCTCGGCCTGGGGTAAGTGAGGGTGCCCTCTGAAGCCGCCTGTCACGCTCTACGCAGAAGGCTGTGTCAGCTTCATTCCGCCCCAATCTTCACCTGTGTTTCACTTTATTTCTCGGTAAAGCTAGGAGATTTTACAGTTCTTTCAGCCCTAACGGTTTGTGACTCTGACCCTGGAGGAGAAGCTTTCGTTCCTGTAGGATGTAAGCTTGTAACAGGTAGCTGGTGAGAGTTATGGAGGATTAGGGACTTTGTGGGAATCTTGTAAGCACCCAGTAGTGTTTATTCACCTTTGGAATTGTTGGGGGAAGAGCAGtattctgtgtctgtgtcttagACAGGGGGGAGGGAGATGACCCAAGAAGAGAAGCTGCAGCTtcggaaggaaaagaaacagcagaagaaGAAACGGAAGGAGGAAAAGGGGGCAGAACCAGAAACTGGCTCTGCTGTATCTGCAGCCCAATGTCAAGGTGCGGGGGCTTTTTTTTTACAAGGCTGGGGCGTGGAGCTGGTAGAGGGATgtggtgggagagaagagggggagacAGGACAAAGTTGCTTTGAGCAAGTGAAGAGCGAAGAAGTTTAGATAAGCAGGGAGAGATGCTTTCGCTGGGGTGTAGATATTACCTGCCTAGGGCTTGGGCatctcttccttctacttttagTAGGCCCAACCAAAGAACTGCCGGGACCAGGCAGTCAGTTGGGCACTGCTGGGGAGAAAGTTCCAGCTGGTCGGAGTAAAGCTGAACTTCGTGCTGAACGGCGGGCCAAGCAGGAGGCTGAGCGTGCCCTGAAACAGGCAAGAAAAGGGGAACAAGGagggctccctcctccagcccaccCCAGCACAGCTGGAGAAACCCCCTCAGGTATCTTCCTTTCATTTCAAGATCTCTGTTGATTCTGATTCTCATGTTAGCTCAGGCTTCCCCATGGTAAAATAGCTCTCCCCTCCCATTCTTCACCTTGGTTCCCAGCGTTCCCAATTCTCCCCTCAACCTCATCCTATCCCTATTTCTTCTTCTACTCTTTTCTCCCCTGTTCTTCCCCTCTCTTTGTCCAATTTTTCTTGATGTTCCTTATGCCCTAAAAGCAAATTTCTCATTATCACCTACAGTGTCTTGAAAACATGatcattttcttttaggagttaaGCATGTCCCTGAGCACACTCAGGTTGATGACCCCACACTTCTTCGAAGACTTGTTAAAAAACCAGAGCGACAACAGGTAGGAAGTAGGTTTGGTGCGTGGCCAGAAAGAGCCTAGAGAGATGGGATAGAGGGAGGAGAGGTGCTCTGGGCAAAGTGAGACCCTGGAGAAAGATGGGTATTTGAGTCAAAGTGGTCTCACTTTTTACTTCCTTTCCAGCTTTATCCCATAAGTTTTAATCTCTGGGCCACTGGTCCTGTTCCTCTGTTTTGTCAAGGTTCCTACACGAAAGGACTATGGATCCAAAGTCAGTCTCTTCTCCCATCTACCCCAGTACAGCAGACACAACTCTCTGACCCAGTATATGAGGTAGGATCGTATAAAATTGTCATAATTTTTAAGTCTAAGGAGTTTTAGTAACTTTTTGTTGAAAGTGACTGGAAATTTGAGATTGGATCTTTGGGAAGAAGCATGAACACAAGGCAAAACTCTAGAGGCAATGGGGGTGTCTGGTGCTAGTGAAGGAAGTTCCTTTTCATCAggggcaggcaggtgggcagTAGGTGCTCAAGCTCCCTTGCAAAATGTGTGTGACACCGCCATCCCATCAGCATCCCATCCTCTGTGATCCACCCAGCCATGGTGCGACTCGGCCTGCAGTACTCCCAGGGCCTGATCAGTGGCTCCAATGCCCGGTGTATTGCCCTGCTTCGTGCCTTGCAGCAGGTATGCCCCATCCTGTTCCCTCTTATGACCCAACCCCATCTTCCCCAACACTACCCCAGCTTCTCTCACCAGAGTAATCTCTGGGGGAGAGAGGCAGTGACTCCACCCTCAGAACACTTTCCTCAGTGAAGCTTACCCTATCCGCCTTTCAGAGACTTTTATTAGGGAGCATTTTGCTGATCAACTTGTGTACCCCGTAGGTGATTCAGGATTACACAACACCTCCCAATGAAGAACTCTCAAGAGACCTAGTGAATAAACTAAAGCCCTACTTCAGGTAAGGACAACCACTTCAAGTCCACTCCCACCTCGCCCAgtccttttcttttgctcttctgcatctatttttattgttctgttcTCTGTCTTCTTGTTAAAGAAATCCTTTAAAATGTGAAAGCTTTGTAAGTGGTAAAGAGTGCAAATGTTGTTACAGTTTCCTGACCCAGTGCCGTCCCCTGTCAGCAAGCATGTACAATGCTATCAAGTTCCTTAACAAGGAGATCACCAGTGTGAGCGGCTCCGAGCGGGAAGAGGAGGTGATGAGTATGAGGGATGAGCAAGGCATGCACCTGGGAGTAGAGCGGAGAAACGTGTTCAGGGCTCCCAGGAGGGGCAAGGCGGCTGTTCTGTCCTAGTCAAGGATTAAGGAAGTGATTGAGCTGTCTGACTTGTGCCACCTTTGGGTGCCCTTTGAGCCCATCATTACACACATATTCAGACATCTGGCATGATAGTCAGAGGAAGAAATGTGTCCATTTCTTGTTCCCTAAGCATCTCACTCCATTTAGGCCAAGTCACAACTTCGAGCAGCCATTGATCGGTATGTGCAAGAGAAGATTGTGCTTGCATCTCAGGCAATTTCACGCTTTGCTTATAAGAAGATCAGTAATGGAGATGTGATCCTGGTATATGGATGGTATGGTCCAGACCCTATGACTGAGAAAATTGGGGAGTGAAATGATCTGAAGAAGGGACTACCATTTTGCCCTTTAGAAATGAGCTGGCCATCAGTTAGTGACATTTATAACTGAATCCTCCTCTCCATTTGCTCCAGCTCATCGCTGGTATCACGAATTCTTCAGGAGGCTTGGACTAAGGGCCGGCGGTTTCGGGTGGTAGTGGTGGATAGCCGGCCACGGCTGGAGGGAAGACACACGCTACGTTCTCTGGTCCGTGCTGGGGTCCCTGCCTCCTACCTGCTGATTCCTGCAGCCTCCTATGTGCTCCcagaggtgagggcagaggaCAGGGACTCCAAAATTGAAGTAAGAGGGTGTAGTAGTATAGACGTAATCCCACCTTCCCAAGGTTACAATTACTTAGAAATGTTAGGATTGTAcatcctgtttatttttaataggaaaaaaatatctaagCATGCTATTGCCCAGTCTAGCTATTGCAAGAACATTATATTAAACTGGCAGCCACCAAGAGGGAACATGACAAAAGTAACTTCAGAGTTTAGTTTTCCTTTGGGTGGTATGGTGGGTCAATGGTCAGGTGTTTTCCAAGAAGAGCCATCATTAAGATTTGTTACTCATTGTCTTAATATTGTTGTCGTGGGCAGGAGTGGGGAACTTTATTTTGCATTGATCACATAtcacattttctctccctttccactcTCCAAAATAGGTTTCTAAGGTGCTATTGGGAGCTCACGCACTCCTGGCCAATGGGTCTGTGATGTCACGGGTAGGGACGGCACAGCTAGCTCTGGTGGCACGAGCCCATAATGTGCCAGTGCTGGTCTGCTGTGAGACATACAAGTTCTGTGAGCGTGTGCAGACTGATGCCTTTGTCTCTAATGAGCTAGGTAAGGAGCCTAGAAGGGCATAAGAGAAGGTTCCAGGGACCTGAGAAGATTTGGGAGGGACAGGCAAGGTTGAACTACAACTTGTTTTCTAAAAGTACCTAAATGGATACACCTCCCATTGCAGATGACCCTGACGATCTGCTGTGTGAGCGAGGAGAACGTGTGGCCCTGGCTAACTGGCAGAACCACTCGTCCCTACGGTTGTTGAATCTGGTCTATGATGTGACTCCCCCAGAGCTTGTGGATCTGGTGATCACAGAGCTGGGAATGATCCCTTGCAGTTCTGTACCTGTTGTCCTTCGAGTCAAGAGTAGTGACCAGTGAGTGGGGGAACACAGGGTCAATAAAGGACATACTCCCTACACTCAGCAACTCTGCTGCCTTTGTATCTCTTTTAGCATCACCATCACTTAGATTAGGAGTCCAGACTCTCCAACCCCTCTTAGCACATTCTACCAACCTCGACCTTTGTGGAGACCCTCTCAAGTGACTAGCTCCATACCAGTGCTTTGGGGCCAAAGTGAAGGTCAGTATGGAAGCCAAAAACTATCCAAGtcatcaa
This genomic interval from Equus quagga isolate Etosha38 chromosome 5, UCLA_HA_Equagga_1.0, whole genome shotgun sequence contains the following:
- the EIF2B4 gene encoding translation initiation factor eIF-2B subunit delta isoform X1, with amino-acid sequence MPTQQPATPTTSPPKPSCSLSGSLCALFSDADSGSGMKAELSSRPGTGGREMTQEEKLQLRKEKKQQKKKRKEEKGAEPETGSAVSAAQCQVGPTKELPGPGSQLGTAGEKVPAGRSKAELRAERRAKQEAERALKQARKGEQGGLPPPAHPSTAGETPSGVKHVPEHTQVDDPTLLRRLVKKPERQQVPTRKDYGSKVSLFSHLPQYSRHNSLTQYMSIPSSVIHPAMVRLGLQYSQGLISGSNARCIALLRALQQVIQDYTTPPNEELSRDLVNKLKPYFSFLTQCRPLSASMYNAIKFLNKEITSVSGSEREEEAKSQLRAAIDRYVQEKIVLASQAISRFAYKKISNGDVILVYGCSSLVSRILQEAWTKGRRFRVVVVDSRPRLEGRHTLRSLVRAGVPASYLLIPAASYVLPEVSKVLLGAHALLANGSVMSRVGTAQLALVARAHNVPVLVCCETYKFCERVQTDAFVSNELDDPDDLLCERGERVALANWQNHSSLRLLNLVYDVTPPELVDLVITELGMIPCSSVPVVLRVKSSDQ
- the EIF2B4 gene encoding translation initiation factor eIF-2B subunit delta isoform X2; its protein translation is MPTQQPATPTTSPPKPSCSLSGSLCALFSDADSGSGMKAELSSRPGTGGREMTQEEKLQLRKEKKQQKKKRKEEKGAEPETGSAVSAAQCQGPTKELPGPGSQLGTAGEKVPAGRSKAELRAERRAKQEAERALKQARKGEQGGLPPPAHPSTAGETPSGVKHVPEHTQVDDPTLLRRLVKKPERQQVPTRKDYGSKVSLFSHLPQYSRHNSLTQYMSIPSSVIHPAMVRLGLQYSQGLISGSNARCIALLRALQQVIQDYTTPPNEELSRDLVNKLKPYFSFLTQCRPLSASMYNAIKFLNKEITSVSGSEREEEAKSQLRAAIDRYVQEKIVLASQAISRFAYKKISNGDVILVYGCSSLVSRILQEAWTKGRRFRVVVVDSRPRLEGRHTLRSLVRAGVPASYLLIPAASYVLPEVSKVLLGAHALLANGSVMSRVGTAQLALVARAHNVPVLVCCETYKFCERVQTDAFVSNELDDPDDLLCERGERVALANWQNHSSLRLLNLVYDVTPPELVDLVITELGMIPCSSVPVVLRVKSSDQ
- the EIF2B4 gene encoding translation initiation factor eIF-2B subunit delta isoform X3, with amino-acid sequence MAAVAVAVREDSGSGMKAELSSRPGTGGREMTQEEKLQLRKEKKQQKKKRKEEKGAEPETGSAVSAAQCQVGPTKELPGPGSQLGTAGEKVPAGRSKAELRAERRAKQEAERALKQARKGEQGGLPPPAHPSTAGETPSGVKHVPEHTQVDDPTLLRRLVKKPERQQVPTRKDYGSKVSLFSHLPQYSRHNSLTQYMSIPSSVIHPAMVRLGLQYSQGLISGSNARCIALLRALQQVIQDYTTPPNEELSRDLVNKLKPYFSFLTQCRPLSASMYNAIKFLNKEITSVSGSEREEEAKSQLRAAIDRYVQEKIVLASQAISRFAYKKISNGDVILVYGCSSLVSRILQEAWTKGRRFRVVVVDSRPRLEGRHTLRSLVRAGVPASYLLIPAASYVLPEVSKVLLGAHALLANGSVMSRVGTAQLALVARAHNVPVLVCCETYKFCERVQTDAFVSNELDDPDDLLCERGERVALANWQNHSSLRLLNLVYDVTPPELVDLVITELGMIPCSSVPVVLRVKSSDQ
- the EIF2B4 gene encoding translation initiation factor eIF-2B subunit delta isoform X4: MAAVAVAVREDSGSGMKAELSSRPGTGGREMTQEEKLQLRKEKKQQKKKRKEEKGAEPETGSAVSAAQCQGPTKELPGPGSQLGTAGEKVPAGRSKAELRAERRAKQEAERALKQARKGEQGGLPPPAHPSTAGETPSGVKHVPEHTQVDDPTLLRRLVKKPERQQVPTRKDYGSKVSLFSHLPQYSRHNSLTQYMSIPSSVIHPAMVRLGLQYSQGLISGSNARCIALLRALQQVIQDYTTPPNEELSRDLVNKLKPYFSFLTQCRPLSASMYNAIKFLNKEITSVSGSEREEEAKSQLRAAIDRYVQEKIVLASQAISRFAYKKISNGDVILVYGCSSLVSRILQEAWTKGRRFRVVVVDSRPRLEGRHTLRSLVRAGVPASYLLIPAASYVLPEVSKVLLGAHALLANGSVMSRVGTAQLALVARAHNVPVLVCCETYKFCERVQTDAFVSNELDDPDDLLCERGERVALANWQNHSSLRLLNLVYDVTPPELVDLVITELGMIPCSSVPVVLRVKSSDQ